Proteins encoded in a region of the Burkholderia ubonensis subsp. mesacidophila genome:
- a CDS encoding amidase — protein sequence MHPDYLAHDAIGLAELVRQRKVSPRELIDAAIGQAEAVNPAINAVVLQDYDAARERAAALHESGGPFAGVPYLVKDLGAAVAGLPTSMGSRHYRYFVPDADSPLIAKSRAAGLNFFGKTNTSEIGQTPYTEPELFGACRNPWSLDHTPGGSSGGAAAAVAAGIVPLAHASDGGGSIRIPASCCGLFGLKPSRNPALVDIPTNGDLVVQHAVARSVRDSALLLDVTTGRALPPGAPGTFLGALDAPPAALRIGLVTHPMLAPALADDTRAALDDAAALVASLGHHVEPAALNLDYARIGETFLTLWATIAEEMVLGARELTGRTPQRGEFEAATWAMAVVGRRLARTRLPDVLEWQRQLTVQVAGLAARYDVLLCASLAGPPVKIGELQPTPFEHAQMKLLAALPIKPLLKEMLAKASQKAFAWAGCTELFNLTGQPAMSVPLYWNARGLPIGVQFVARHGDDALLLKLARQLEQARPWFDRRPPLMQAQG from the coding sequence GTGCATCCGGACTATCTCGCCCACGACGCGATCGGCCTCGCCGAGCTCGTCCGTCAACGCAAGGTGAGCCCGCGCGAGCTGATCGACGCCGCGATCGGGCAGGCCGAAGCGGTCAATCCCGCGATCAACGCGGTCGTGCTGCAGGATTACGACGCCGCGCGCGAGCGCGCCGCCGCGCTGCACGAATCCGGCGGTCCGTTCGCGGGCGTGCCCTATCTCGTCAAGGATCTCGGTGCGGCGGTCGCGGGGCTGCCGACGTCGATGGGCAGCCGGCACTACCGGTATTTCGTGCCTGACGCCGATTCGCCGCTGATCGCGAAAAGCCGCGCGGCGGGGCTCAACTTCTTCGGCAAGACCAACACCTCCGAAATCGGCCAGACGCCGTATACCGAGCCGGAACTGTTCGGCGCGTGCCGCAACCCGTGGAGCCTCGACCACACGCCCGGCGGTTCGAGCGGCGGCGCGGCCGCGGCGGTTGCGGCCGGCATCGTGCCGCTCGCGCACGCGTCCGACGGCGGCGGCTCGATCCGCATTCCCGCGTCGTGCTGCGGGCTGTTCGGCCTCAAGCCGAGCCGCAACCCGGCGCTCGTCGACATCCCGACGAACGGCGACCTGGTCGTCCAGCATGCGGTCGCGCGCAGCGTGCGCGACAGCGCGCTGCTGCTCGACGTCACGACCGGCCGGGCGCTGCCGCCCGGCGCGCCCGGCACCTTCCTCGGCGCGCTCGACGCGCCGCCCGCCGCGCTGCGGATCGGCCTCGTCACCCACCCGATGCTCGCGCCGGCGCTCGCCGACGATACGCGCGCGGCGCTCGACGACGCCGCCGCGCTCGTCGCGTCGCTCGGCCATCACGTCGAGCCGGCGGCGCTGAACCTCGACTACGCGCGCATCGGCGAAACCTTCCTGACGCTGTGGGCGACGATCGCCGAGGAGATGGTGCTCGGTGCGCGCGAGCTGACGGGCCGTACGCCGCAACGCGGCGAATTCGAGGCCGCGACGTGGGCGATGGCCGTGGTCGGCCGGCGCCTCGCGCGCACCCGGCTGCCGGACGTGCTCGAGTGGCAGCGCCAGCTCACCGTGCAGGTCGCGGGCCTCGCCGCGCGCTACGACGTGCTGCTGTGCGCGTCGCTCGCCGGCCCGCCGGTCAAGATCGGCGAGCTGCAGCCGACGCCGTTCGAGCATGCGCAGATGAAGCTGCTCGCGGCGCTGCCGATCAAGCCGCTGCTGAAGGAGATGCTCGCGAAGGCGTCGCAGAAGGCGTTCGCGTGGGCCGGCTGCACCGAGCTCTTCAACCTGACCGGCCAGCCGGCGATGTCGGTTCCG